One genomic region from Streptomyces sp. Li-HN-5-11 encodes:
- a CDS encoding SDR family NAD(P)-dependent oxidoreductase encodes MTNKWTAADVPSQRGRTAVVTGANTGIGLETAKVLAARGASVVLAVRDTEKGKQAAAQIADAAPGADLTVQRLDLSSLASVRAAADELRARLPKIDLLINNAGVMYTPKQTTPDGYELQFATNHLGHFALTGLLLERMLPVEGSRVVTVSSIVHSQRGARINFDDLHARQSYDRTAAYSQSKLANLLFSYELDRRLSAGRTDTVSVAAHPGVADTELVRNSQAWRRQFMAVVGPLMGQSAAMGSLPSLRAATDPDVMGGQYYGPDGRGGFKGHPTVVSSSDQSHDATLQARLWTVSQELTGVTFPV; translated from the coding sequence ATGACGAACAAGTGGACCGCCGCCGACGTGCCCAGCCAGCGCGGGCGTACGGCCGTGGTGACCGGAGCCAACACCGGTATCGGTCTGGAGACCGCGAAAGTCCTCGCCGCGCGTGGCGCGTCGGTGGTCCTTGCGGTCCGCGACACGGAGAAGGGCAAGCAGGCCGCCGCGCAGATCGCGGACGCCGCGCCCGGCGCGGACCTCACCGTGCAGCGGCTGGATTTGTCCTCGCTGGCCTCCGTCCGCGCCGCCGCCGACGAACTGCGGGCCCGCCTGCCGAAGATCGACCTGCTGATCAACAACGCCGGGGTGATGTACACGCCGAAGCAGACCACGCCCGACGGCTACGAGCTGCAGTTCGCCACCAACCACCTCGGCCACTTCGCCCTCACCGGCCTGCTGCTGGAACGGATGCTGCCGGTGGAGGGCTCCCGCGTGGTGACCGTCAGCAGCATCGTCCACTCCCAGCGCGGCGCCCGCATCAACTTCGACGACCTGCACGCCCGGCAGTCCTACGACCGTACCGCCGCCTACTCCCAGTCCAAGCTGGCCAACCTGCTGTTCAGCTACGAACTGGACCGCCGTCTGTCGGCCGGGCGGACCGACACCGTCTCGGTCGCGGCTCATCCGGGCGTCGCCGACACCGAGCTCGTGCGCAACTCACAAGCCTGGCGGCGCCAGTTCATGGCGGTGGTCGGTCCCCTCATGGGTCAGAGCGCGGCCATGGGCTCCCTGCCCTCACTGCGTGCCGCGACCGACCCGGACGTCATGGGCGGTCAGTACTACGGCCCCGACGGACGCGGCGGGTTCAAGGGCCACCCCACCGTCGTCTCCTCCAGCGACCAGTCCCACGACGCCACGCTCCAAGCCCGCCTGTGGACCGTCTCACAGGAACTGACCGGCGTGACCTTCCCGGTCTGA
- a CDS encoding glycosyl hydrolase 53 family protein — MSPPPPTSGSGRISRRTVLKATTATAGALATAAALAELETPAEAAAGFVKGVDISWAPQMEAHGYSWKNAAGQTQDLLTILKGYGITAVRLRTFVNPSSDPGSGHCSITEVAAFAKRIKAAGLSIMLDYMFGDTWNSVGVQNPPAAWRNMSYGQMRGAMSTYVNQSMTVMRNNDVLPTWVQIGNEINTGICRPVGSVSVPAQMTGLLNAAYDQVKAVSPNSTVCIHLAQPQKYDSMATFFSRYAANGGKWDMPVFSSYGSADLASGIVANMKKISAAYGKPFLQSEFGGRVDRASSTRAALVAYIKALKANGGQGIFYWEPECMSPFTGYNMGAWDSATKRPTVIMDGFTQA; from the coding sequence ATGTCCCCGCCACCCCCCACATCCGGTTCCGGGCGGATCAGCCGCCGGACCGTGCTCAAGGCCACCACCGCGACCGCCGGGGCGCTCGCCACCGCCGCCGCACTCGCCGAACTCGAAACGCCGGCCGAGGCCGCGGCCGGCTTCGTGAAGGGCGTCGACATCAGCTGGGCACCGCAGATGGAGGCGCACGGCTACTCCTGGAAGAACGCCGCCGGGCAGACCCAGGACCTGTTGACCATCCTCAAGGGCTACGGCATCACCGCCGTCCGGTTGCGCACGTTCGTCAACCCCTCCAGCGACCCGGGCAGCGGGCACTGCAGCATCACCGAGGTCGCCGCCTTCGCCAAGCGGATCAAGGCCGCCGGACTGTCGATCATGCTGGACTACATGTTCGGCGACACCTGGAACTCCGTCGGCGTGCAGAACCCGCCCGCCGCCTGGCGGAACATGAGCTACGGCCAGATGCGCGGCGCGATGAGCACGTACGTGAACCAGAGCATGACCGTCATGAGGAACAACGACGTCCTGCCCACCTGGGTGCAGATCGGCAACGAGATCAATACCGGGATCTGCCGCCCCGTCGGCAGCGTCTCCGTCCCGGCACAGATGACCGGCCTGCTCAACGCCGCCTACGACCAGGTCAAGGCCGTGTCACCGAACAGCACGGTGTGCATCCACCTGGCCCAGCCGCAGAAGTACGACTCGATGGCGACGTTCTTCAGCCGCTACGCCGCGAACGGCGGCAAGTGGGACATGCCGGTGTTCTCCTCCTACGGCAGCGCCGACCTCGCCTCCGGGATCGTGGCCAATATGAAGAAGATCTCCGCCGCCTACGGAAAACCGTTCCTGCAGAGCGAGTTCGGCGGCCGGGTGGACCGGGCCTCCTCCACCCGGGCCGCACTGGTCGCCTACATCAAGGCGCTCAAGGCCAACGGCGGTCAGGGCATCTTCTACTGGGAGCCGGAGTGCATGTCGCCGTTCACCGGCTACAACATGGGCGCCTGGGACTCCGCCACCAAACGCCCCACCGTCATCATGGACGGCTTCACGCAGGCCTGA
- a CDS encoding rhamnogalacturonan acetylesterase: protein MNMTFSGGRHGALLGAAGLLTLAALVGTGAAHAEAAAPRALPAGCSGTSPITCHYAVSPGNYDVTVSVGGSSAGQTEMWVEARRLMLPATRTAAGAVATYSFTVNVRQPEGQPTGQGGTGNPGLDIRFRGSAPRVSAVSVKPASRPLVAYLAGDSTVCDQPTAPYTGWGQMITTAVGPGAAIANYADSGESSGSFLANRALFPALLSKVRPNDLVFIQFGHNDKQTSASAYRSNLTSMITQARAKGGVPVLVTPPVRRLFNGTKLTSTALHVNSVGVDLPAQMRAVGAAQRVPVVDLTARSKALVESLGPSASAQLYLRASADGVTDNTHFSQYGATKMAELVLQDIRAQRLPLATYLR from the coding sequence ATGAACATGACATTCAGCGGAGGCAGACATGGCGCCCTGCTGGGGGCAGCGGGCCTGTTGACCCTCGCCGCCCTCGTCGGTACCGGTGCGGCGCACGCCGAGGCGGCGGCGCCGCGGGCTCTGCCGGCCGGCTGTTCCGGTACCTCCCCGATCACCTGTCACTACGCGGTCTCGCCGGGCAACTACGACGTCACGGTCTCCGTCGGTGGCAGCTCCGCCGGGCAGACCGAGATGTGGGTGGAGGCCCGGCGGCTCATGCTGCCGGCGACGAGGACGGCGGCCGGTGCCGTCGCCACGTACTCGTTCACGGTCAACGTACGGCAGCCGGAGGGGCAGCCGACCGGTCAGGGCGGCACCGGAAACCCCGGCCTGGACATCCGGTTCAGGGGATCCGCACCGCGGGTCTCCGCCGTCTCGGTGAAACCCGCCTCCCGGCCGCTGGTCGCCTACCTGGCCGGCGACTCCACCGTGTGCGACCAGCCCACCGCCCCCTACACCGGCTGGGGGCAGATGATCACGACAGCCGTGGGCCCCGGCGCGGCCATCGCGAACTACGCCGACTCCGGGGAGAGTTCCGGGAGCTTCCTCGCCAACCGAGCTCTGTTCCCCGCTCTGTTGTCGAAGGTCAGGCCGAACGACCTGGTCTTCATCCAGTTCGGCCACAACGACAAGCAGACCAGCGCGTCCGCCTACCGAAGCAACCTCACCTCGATGATCACGCAGGCGCGCGCGAAGGGCGGCGTCCCCGTCCTGGTGACACCACCGGTCCGCCGGCTGTTCAACGGCACCAAGCTCACCTCGACAGCCCTGCACGTCAACAGCGTCGGTGTGGACCTGCCCGCCCAGATGCGCGCGGTCGGTGCGGCGCAGCGGGTGCCCGTCGTCGACCTGACCGCCAGGAGCAAGGCGTTGGTGGAGTCCCTCGGCCCGTCCGCCTCCGCACAGCTCTACCTCCGTGCCTCCGCCGACGGGGTCACGGACAACACCCACTTCTCGCAGTACGGCGCCACCAAGATGGCCGAACTGGTGCTCCAGGACATCCGGGCACAGCGCCTGCCCCTGGCCACGTACCTGCGCTGA
- a CDS encoding SGNH/GDSL hydrolase family protein, giving the protein MKNLRVLITTLLVLTLSGLGMHTASAAGKAAAHCAGSSHAAAPAARTAAQPVTVWLAGDSTMANPSSGRCPVGWGSQFDPLFNSNVTVRNLAVGGRSIQTWLYEPHVSSTKSSDGECRLTSTAYSSRWQSMLNASTGMKAGDYLFIQFGINDSSSTCPKHVGRARYQQLMTMMAQAALARGAHPVLLTPVAAITCSGSTATKNRGFVGETFAAGTATGAPVIDLQTLSVSLYNSLRFCPNNGDYGGSGPLGRFFCNDHTHFETYGAQRIAGLVAGDVRRQNLPLATYLK; this is encoded by the coding sequence ATGAAGAACTTACGGGTCCTCATCACGACCCTACTGGTGCTCACCCTGTCGGGCCTCGGCATGCACACCGCCTCCGCCGCGGGCAAGGCCGCGGCGCACTGCGCCGGCTCCTCCCACGCCGCGGCACCGGCGGCACGGACGGCGGCCCAGCCGGTCACCGTGTGGTTGGCCGGTGATTCCACCATGGCCAATCCGAGTTCCGGTCGTTGTCCGGTCGGCTGGGGCAGCCAGTTCGACCCTCTGTTCAACAGCAACGTGACCGTCAGGAACCTGGCGGTGGGCGGCCGCAGCATCCAGACCTGGCTGTACGAGCCACACGTGAGCAGCACCAAGAGCTCCGACGGCGAGTGCCGTCTCACGTCCACCGCGTACTCCTCACGCTGGCAGTCGATGCTGAACGCGAGCACCGGGATGAAGGCCGGCGACTACCTGTTCATCCAGTTCGGCATCAACGACTCCTCCTCGACCTGCCCGAAGCACGTCGGTCGGGCCCGGTACCAACAGCTGATGACCATGATGGCGCAGGCCGCCCTGGCCCGCGGCGCGCATCCCGTGCTGCTCACGCCGGTCGCCGCCATCACCTGCTCCGGCAGCACGGCGACCAAGAACCGCGGCTTCGTGGGCGAGACCTTCGCCGCCGGCACCGCCACCGGGGCGCCGGTCATCGACCTGCAGACGCTGAGCGTCTCGCTCTACAACAGCCTGCGCTTCTGCCCGAACAACGGCGACTACGGAGGGAGCGGGCCCTTGGGCCGGTTCTTCTGCAACGATCACACCCACTTCGAAACCTACGGCGCCCAGCGGATCGCTGGACTCGTCGCCGGTGACGTGCGCCGCCAGAACCTCCCGCTCGCCACGTATCTGAAGTAA